The Streptomyces armeniacus genomic interval GCGCTGGGGCTCCCTGGCCTCGTTCGGCGCCAAGGCATACCCGGGCACGAAGCGCTACTACGGCACCAGCGGCAACAGCTTCGTGGCGGTCGTGGAGTTCGGACCGCGGCTGCGCGCCTGGGCGGTCACGGCGGGCGGGGTGAGCGGCGACCCCGACTCCCCGCACTTCGACGACCAGGCCGAGCGCTACGCGAAGGGCGACCTGCGGGCCGTCTACTTCCACCCCGACGAACTCGAGGGCCACGTCGAACGCACATACCGCCCCGGCGCCTGACCTGCCGGGACCAGACCGGGACCAGGCCGCGATCAGGCCGGGACCAGACCGAGGTCACGCCGGGATGAACGGCTCCGTCAGATGCGGCGTCGCCAGGTGCAGCGTGGTGGCGGCGTCGCGGCCGAGCATGCGCTCCCTGGAACGCCGGGCCGCCTCGGGATCGTTCTCGTGCGCGTAGGCGATCTCGTGGTGGAGCAGCTGGAGCGCGTGCACCAGGAGGTCGCCGGTGACGAGCGCCAGCTCGCGCCCGTCGGCGACCAGCACGCTCTGGTGGCCGGGCGTGTGACCGGGTGTGGCGACCGTACGCCCGGCGCGAAGCCGCGTGTCTCCGTCGAGGAGCCGGAGCCGGCCGGCCGCCGCGAGCGGGTCGGTGAGGGTCTCGCGGAGCTGCGGGTTGAGCGCGTCGACGGCCTCGAACTCGGCCCGCTGGAGGAGGTATTCGGCGTTGGGGAAATAAGGCCGCCGGCCGCCCGCCGTTCCGCCGGTCGCGCTGCCGGGCGACGGGGCGCCTTCCGCCGCGCCGCCCCCTGACGGGACGGCGGCCTCGGTGACGACCGCCCACCCGACGTGGTCGGTGTGCAGATGCGTGAGCACCACGGTGTCGACCTCGGCCCGGTCGATGCCCGCGGCGGCGAGCGACTCGGGGAGCGCGCCGGGCACGGGCGCCCACGAGCCGGCCGGGCTGTCCGCCGGACCGATCCCGGCGTCCACGACGGTGAGCCCCTTGTCGCCGCGGATCGCGTACGCGCGAAACTGCAGCCGCCAGCGGCCCTCGGCGTCGACCGCGCCCGGGTCGAAGCGGTCGGCCTCGGCCCACTGGGCGGCCGTGGCCCCGGGGAAGGCCTCGGCGCGCGGGGAGAAGAACGGGCCCTCGCCGTCGGCGAGCGCGATGATCTCGGTCGAGCCGATCCGGAGGCGGGGAACGTCGAGGGGCATGGCGTGGATCCTGCCATGCCCGGATCCACGCCCGCCGGGACGGGCTCCGCGACGACGATGCCGCGTTCCCGGTCACCGGGACGGGGTCAGGTCTGCCCCGCGGAGTGCGGGCCGTCGTCGTGCGGACGCGGCGGGACGGGGCGGTTGTTGAGGTCCACCGACAGGAAGATGTCGCGGGCGACCGGGGTGCGGATCTCCTCGGCGAGCTGGCCGATGAGGCCTGCCGTGCGGGCGAGCAGGGCGAAGGCGCGGAGCAGTTCCAGCGGCAGTCCGAGGTCCGCGAGCGCCGCGCCGCACACCCCGGCGCCGTTGAGCGGCAGCGTCCGGCCCAACACCCGCGGGTGGACCCGGCCGATGGCCGCGAACAGTGCCAGGTGCGGCCCGTACACCCC includes:
- a CDS encoding MBL fold metallo-hydrolase, which produces MPLDVPRLRIGSTEIIALADGEGPFFSPRAEAFPGATAAQWAEADRFDPGAVDAEGRWRLQFRAYAIRGDKGLTVVDAGIGPADSPAGSWAPVPGALPESLAAAGIDRAEVDTVVLTHLHTDHVGWAVVTEAAVPSGGGAAEGAPSPGSATGGTAGGRRPYFPNAEYLLQRAEFEAVDALNPQLRETLTDPLAAAGRLRLLDGDTRLRAGRTVATPGHTPGHQSVLVADGRELALVTGDLLVHALQLLHHEIAYAHENDPEAARRSRERMLGRDAATTLHLATPHLTEPFIPA